In the genome of Nakaseomyces glabratus chromosome K, complete sequence, the window agtcccccccccccagaagaaaaaaaagcaatcTACTCCATCATCACAAAATAGAGCGGATACTGAACAACGACACGTCCAACAAAGTACCGCACCACCGCAGCACTACtgataagaaaagaaacaacaacaaacaaaGAAGATAAGAGAAGCAGGGAATTACTCAGACCCAGCCATCGACCACTCACAGCGTGGAATCCCTCCCCCAAAGAATATGGCTGATGGCTAATAGCTACTGGCTGATGGCTACTGGCTGATGGGTGATAGTGGCCAACAAGACTTGGGCAAGAGGCGTAATCCCTCTCTACACACAGATTGAAGGGAAGAGAATGCCCATAGAAATGGTACCAGGCgggagagagagagagagaagaccaaaaaaaaaagtaaagtGATGAGAAAGAGAGTCATTGACTCGTAACTCTTCCCTGGGTTTTTGTGCTAATACTATTGCATTAATACAATATTACAAGATTGTATTGCAAAAATGAAGGAACATGTCTATacaatattattactatttcttgaacttgatcaataagaaaaataatatataaatggATGGgtttttattctttgtaGGTTGtaattctttcttttcattcaTAAGAAACTCCTCAAGGATAACAACTCCCTCAAATAACAACTCCCTCAAATAACAACTCCATTGAAGTAAACTTTACTTCTAtcacaaaaaaagaaccaAAAACACTAATacacacatacacataCACATACACAATGCATGAACACAGTGTTGAAAAGACTCAAATCTTACAAAAATACCTTGAGTTGCCCCAAAACGGTAAGGTCATCGCCGAGTACGTCTGGGTTGACGGTACTGGTAACCTACGTTCCAAGGCTAGAACTTTGAACAAAGTCATAACGTCTATTGAGCAACTGCCGGAGTGGAACTTTGACGGTTCTTCTACTAACCAAGCCCCAGGCTACGACTCAGACATCTACTTGAAGCCAGTGGCGTTCTACCCTGATCCATTCAGAAGAGGTGACAACATCACTGTCTTGGCTGAATGTTTCAACAGTGACGGTACTCCAAACAAGTTCAACCACAGACATGAGGCTAACAAGTTGTTCCAAGCACACAAGGACGAAGAGATCTGGTTCGGTATCGAGCAAGAATACACTTTGTTCGACATGTACGACAACGTCTACGCTTGGCCAAAGGGTGGTTACCCAGCCCCACAAGGTCCATACTACTGTGGTGTTGGTGCCGGTAAGGTCTACGCCAGAGATGTGATCGAAGCCCACTACAGAGCCTGTCTATACGCTGGTATCAACATCTCAGGTATCAACGCCGAAGTGATGCCTTCCCAATGGGAATTCCAAGTTGGTCCATGTGAGGGTATCTCCATGGGTGACCAATTGTGGATGGCCAGATACTTCTTGCACAGAGTGGCAGAAGAATTCGGTGTCAAGATTTCCTTCCATCCAAAGCCTTTGAAGGGTGACTGGAATGGTGCTGGTTGCCATACTAACGTCTCTACAAAGGACATGAGAGTGCCAGGTGGTATGAAGTACATCGAACAAGCCATCGAAAAACTTTCAAAGAGACACAACGAACACATCAAGCTATATGGTGCCGACAACGAACAAAGACTAACGGGTAGACACGAAACCGCCTCCATGACATCCTTCTCCAGTGGTGTCGCTAACAGAGGTGCTTCCATCAGAATACCTAGACCAGTCGCCAAGGAAGGATTCGGTTACTTCGAAGACCGTAGACCAGCCTCCAACATAGATCCATACTTGGTCACCGGTATCATGTGTGAGACTGTTTGTGGTGCCATCGAAAACGCCAACATGTCCAAGGAATACGAAAGAGAAACTAACGAACAATAAAGTtagaaaggaaaaaatgaatattaACAACCTTATATTTATCTCAAATGAAATCGTCAAGGGATTTCAagctatttttttcattctaATGTTATGATTTTTAATTTAAACCAGctaatttttatattacactttttttttctgttatatgtttttattttttttatgaataATTAGGATACACTTTCATTAAATTGACTACTCTGTGCTCTTACAACAGCACTTCTAAATTACTTTTTTTAACTAGGCTAAAAAGCTTAGACAAATTATGATTTGCATTGGCaggaaataaaattttattacaaACTTGTCACATATACATTCTTTTTTACTATTACTGCATCTAaataattcattatttaactctaaaaattgttttaaCGTTGCTTCCTCATTTTCGGAGTTTCCTTTGTCCTTTGTCAAAGCACTTTGGCATTATCTCCTCGGAAAAACTTTTGGCGACAATGCACGTataaaacataaaaatCGCAGGGCACAATATGAAATGCATGTCAAACGCTCAACACATATACAATTTGTCTGAATAGACTACATAAACTATCAATATGGCATatgtttattattttaattgAGAAGAAAGCgatattatatattggacacttaatttttaaaaatacGTTTACAGTTTGAACTCGTAGGAACCCGTCCATTAATTACAAAATCAATTAGGAAAATCTATTATAGATATATACA includes:
- the GLN1 gene encoding glutamate--ammonia ligase (CAGL0K05357g~Ortholog(s) have glutamate-ammonia ligase activity, role in ammonia assimilation cycle, glutamine biosynthetic process and cytosol, nuclear periphery localization) — encoded protein: MHEHSVEKTQILQKYLELPQNGKVIAEYVWVDGTGNLRSKARTLNKVITSIEQLPEWNFDGSSTNQAPGYDSDIYLKPVAFYPDPFRRGDNITVLAECFNSDGTPNKFNHRHEANKLFQAHKDEEIWFGIEQEYTLFDMYDNVYAWPKGGYPAPQGPYYCGVGAGKVYARDVIEAHYRACLYAGINISGINAEVMPSQWEFQVGPCEGISMGDQLWMARYFLHRVAEEFGVKISFHPKPLKGDWNGAGCHTNVSTKDMRVPGGMKYIEQAIEKLSKRHNEHIKLYGADNEQRLTGRHETASMTSFSSGVANRGASIRIPRPVAKEGFGYFEDRRPASNIDPYLVTGIMCETVCGAIENANMSKEYERETNEQ